A stretch of the Streptomyces sp. WMMB303 genome encodes the following:
- a CDS encoding PLP-dependent aminotransferase family protein, whose translation MTPSTSAGPVPAPAPPPAARAASVGSSPVREILALTERPEVISFAGGLPAPELFAAEEIRAAYDRVLADEPRRVLQYSTTEGDPVLRAAVAGRLAARGLPTVPDELVVTTGSQQALTLLATALLEPGDTVLVEDPTYLAALQCFGFAGARVVPVRSDEAGLDPEALAEAVERERPKLLYLIPTFQNPTGRTLPLERRRAVAEIAARYGMWIVEDDPYGELRFEGEPEPWVAALPQAADRTVLLGSFSKVLAPGLRLGWLRAPAALRRACVVVKQSLDLHCSTVDQAAAARYLADNDLDAHLARVRDAYRERRDALLDGLAAALPPGSTWNRPQGGMFVWARLPEGRDATELLHDAVARDVAYVPGAPFFAGPGDPASLRLSFTTHSPEEIREGLRRLGGALRAGVR comes from the coding sequence ATGACTCCCAGTACGTCCGCGGGACCGGTTCCCGCCCCCGCGCCTCCGCCCGCCGCCCGCGCCGCCTCGGTCGGCTCCTCCCCGGTACGGGAGATCCTGGCGCTGACCGAGCGGCCCGAGGTCATCTCCTTCGCCGGGGGGCTCCCGGCGCCCGAGCTGTTCGCCGCGGAGGAGATACGGGCCGCCTACGACCGGGTGCTCGCCGACGAGCCGCGCCGGGTGCTGCAGTACTCGACCACCGAGGGGGACCCGGTGCTGCGCGCCGCGGTGGCCGGACGGCTGGCGGCGCGGGGTCTGCCGACGGTCCCGGACGAACTGGTGGTGACGACCGGCTCCCAGCAGGCCCTCACGCTGCTGGCGACCGCGCTGCTGGAGCCGGGCGACACCGTCCTGGTGGAGGACCCCACCTATCTGGCGGCCCTGCAGTGCTTCGGGTTCGCCGGGGCGCGCGTGGTGCCCGTCCGCTCCGACGAGGCGGGCCTCGATCCGGAGGCGCTGGCGGAGGCCGTGGAGCGCGAGCGGCCCAAGCTGCTCTACCTGATCCCCACCTTCCAGAACCCCACCGGCCGTACCCTCCCGCTGGAGCGCCGCCGCGCCGTCGCCGAGATCGCCGCACGGTACGGGATGTGGATCGTGGAGGACGATCCGTACGGCGAACTCCGGTTCGAGGGCGAGCCCGAGCCGTGGGTCGCCGCGCTGCCGCAGGCCGCCGACCGCACGGTGCTGCTCGGCAGCTTCTCCAAGGTGCTGGCGCCCGGGCTGCGGCTCGGCTGGCTGCGCGCGCCCGCCGCGCTGCGCCGCGCCTGCGTCGTCGTCAAGCAGTCGCTCGATCTGCACTGCTCGACCGTCGACCAGGCGGCGGCCGCCCGCTACCTGGCGGACAACGACCTGGACGCGCACCTGGCCCGGGTCCGGGACGCCTACCGGGAGCGCCGCGACGCGCTGCTGGACGGCCTGGCCGCCGCGCTGCCACCCGGCAGCACCTGGAACCGCCCGCAGGGCGGGATGTTCGTCTGGGCGCGGCTTCCGGAGGGCCGGGACGCCACGGAACTGCTGCACGACGCGGTCGCCCGGGATGTGGCTTACGTCCCAGGGGCGCCGTTCTTCGCCGGCCCCGGCGACCCGGCGTCGCTGCGCCTGTCGTTCACCACGCACTCCCCGGAGGAGATCCGCGAAGGGCTGCGGCGGCTGGGCGGGGCGCTGCGGGCCGGGGTGCGGTAG
- a CDS encoding VOC family protein, giving the protein MTVGRTLAPVTVSLPVADRMAAYTFYRDGLGLAAVGKLAEDGVPEPLRFVVNDGLRLMLIPADGFDWITGDHTVADPGHSECVLAVPVGAEHEVDETIARAVRAGARTVSEPDHRPWGYAGAFADPDGHLWLIRAEQDGGGERAG; this is encoded by the coding sequence ATGACCGTCGGCCGTACGCTCGCACCGGTCACCGTCAGTCTGCCCGTCGCCGACCGGATGGCGGCCTACACCTTCTATCGCGACGGGCTGGGCCTGGCGGCGGTGGGGAAGCTCGCCGAGGACGGGGTACCCGAGCCGCTGCGGTTCGTCGTCAACGACGGGCTGCGACTGATGCTGATCCCCGCGGACGGCTTCGACTGGATCACCGGCGACCACACCGTCGCCGATCCCGGGCACAGCGAGTGCGTCCTGGCGGTCCCCGTCGGCGCGGAGCACGAGGTGGACGAGACGATCGCCCGCGCCGTCCGCGCCGGGGCCCGGACGGTCAGCGAGCCGGACCACCGGCCCTGGGGGTACGCGGGCGCCTTCGCCGACCCGGACGGTCATCTCTGGCTGATCCGGGCGGAGCAGGACGGGGGAGGGGAGCGGGCCGGCTGA
- a CDS encoding ABC transporter ATP-binding protein: MSKVYGQGETQVVALDRITVDFRQAEFTAIMGPSGSGKSTLMHCMAGLDSISSGSARIGDTELTKLKDKKLTQLRRDRIGFIFQAFNLLPTLTGLENITLPMDIAGRKPDKEWLDRVIRTVGLTDRLKHRPNQLSGGQQQRVAVARALASRPEIIFGDEPTGNLDSRAGAEVLGFLRNSVRELGQTVVMVTHDPVAAAYADRVVFLADGRIVDDMAAPTADGVLERMKSFDAKARTS, translated from the coding sequence CTGTCCAAGGTCTACGGCCAGGGCGAGACCCAGGTCGTCGCGCTCGACCGGATAACGGTCGACTTCCGGCAGGCCGAGTTCACCGCGATCATGGGCCCTTCGGGCTCCGGCAAGTCCACGCTCATGCACTGCATGGCCGGACTGGACTCGATCTCCAGCGGCAGCGCCCGCATCGGCGACACCGAGCTGACCAAGCTCAAGGACAAGAAGCTGACCCAACTGCGGCGCGACCGCATCGGCTTCATCTTCCAGGCGTTCAACCTGCTGCCGACGCTCACCGGCCTGGAGAACATCACGCTGCCGATGGACATCGCGGGGCGCAAGCCGGACAAGGAGTGGCTGGACCGCGTCATCCGGACCGTCGGCCTCACCGACCGGCTCAAGCACCGGCCCAACCAGCTCTCCGGCGGCCAGCAGCAGCGGGTGGCCGTCGCCCGCGCCCTCGCCTCCCGCCCGGAGATCATTTTCGGTGACGAGCCCACCGGCAACCTCGACTCCCGCGCGGGCGCCGAGGTCCTCGGCTTCCTGCGCAACTCCGTGCGCGAACTGGGCCAGACCGTCGTGATGGTCACCCACGACCCGGTGGCCGCCGCCTACGCGGACCGGGTGGTCTTCCTCGCCGACGGCCGCATCGTCGACGACATGGCCGCGCCGACCGCCGACGGCGTGCTGGAGCGGATGAAGTCCTTCGACGCCAAGGCCCGGACGAGCTGA
- a CDS encoding ABC transporter permease produces the protein MLRTALRNVFAHKARLLMTMLAVLLGVAFVSGTLVFTSTISDAFHKSSEKGYAHVDVSIRQDGNDAPEGRDSLSTLDERTLDKAADLPGAKSATGVVSGFAALSDKDGKLVGDGFSSQGANYYGGRDGKGSDPRYPMKDGAAPRAPGQIALDAKTAERTGYQVGDTVRMSVNGPVRTEKVTGIFTTDDGNVAAGGTLVLFDNATAQKLFAKPGEYTEISMRADQGVSQTELKKQAAGILPSGTEAVTGKKLADEESKQIEQGMSGMKTSLLVFAGIALFVGIFIIANTFTMLVAQRTKELALLRAVGASRRQVTRSVLIEALVVGTVAGLAGMAAGVGIGAGLRSLVGRMGTMPDGPLVVEPSTVVVSLVVGVVVTVLAAWLPARRAAKIPPVAAMGSVHAPSTTRSLIVRNTIGALLSAAGAALVLAATEMDDGKAPMGGGAALLLIGVFVLTPLLSRPLIAAAAPVLRLFKVSGKLARQNAVRNPRRTAATASALMVGLTLITGLTVIAGGVQQAIEKMASGSLKADYTVSMANYTPLSPEVEKKLARSDEVTATSPLRNARSKIDGETEYLTGVNGSTIAQLTSIDFTAGGWSGVSSGKQAVVDEDTAKQRGWKPGSRFEVTYQDGEKGRFSVAGVYHGNQMIKGIMVDNKAVTPHLTKVADMQVLAKTKDGATDEVKRSLEKQLGDNPAVLVQDKKDISDGIAQMINILLNMLYGLLAMAVIVAVLGVVNTLAMSVFERGQEIGMLRAIGLDRRGIKRMVRLESLVISLFGGVLGIGLGVFFGWAAGELISGSLETYSLVLPWGRMGIFLALAALVGVLAALWPARRAARLNMLEAIKTE, from the coding sequence ATGCTCCGTACCGCCTTGCGCAACGTCTTCGCGCACAAGGCCCGGCTGCTGATGACGATGCTCGCCGTACTGCTCGGCGTGGCCTTCGTCTCCGGCACCCTGGTCTTCACCTCGACCATTTCCGACGCGTTCCACAAGAGCTCCGAGAAGGGCTACGCGCACGTCGACGTCTCGATACGCCAGGACGGGAACGACGCGCCCGAGGGCCGGGACTCGCTCTCCACGCTCGACGAGCGCACCCTCGACAAGGCCGCGGACCTGCCCGGCGCCAAGTCCGCGACCGGCGTGGTCTCCGGCTTCGCCGCGCTCTCCGACAAGGACGGCAAGCTCGTCGGCGACGGCTTCTCCAGCCAGGGCGCCAACTACTACGGCGGCCGGGACGGCAAGGGCAGCGACCCGCGCTACCCGATGAAGGACGGCGCGGCACCGCGCGCCCCCGGCCAGATCGCGCTGGACGCCAAGACCGCCGAGCGCACCGGATACCAGGTCGGCGACACCGTCCGGATGTCGGTGAACGGCCCGGTGCGCACCGAGAAGGTCACCGGCATCTTCACCACCGACGACGGCAACGTCGCCGCGGGCGGCACTCTGGTGCTGTTCGACAACGCCACCGCGCAGAAGCTGTTCGCCAAGCCCGGTGAGTACACCGAGATCTCGATGCGGGCCGACCAGGGCGTCTCGCAGACGGAACTCAAGAAGCAGGCCGCCGGCATCCTGCCGTCCGGCACCGAGGCCGTCACCGGCAAGAAGCTCGCCGACGAGGAGTCCAAGCAGATCGAGCAGGGCATGTCGGGCATGAAGACGAGCCTGCTGGTCTTCGCCGGGATCGCGCTGTTCGTCGGCATCTTCATCATCGCCAACACCTTCACCATGCTGGTCGCGCAGCGCACCAAGGAACTGGCGCTGCTGCGCGCGGTGGGCGCCAGCCGCCGCCAGGTCACCCGCTCGGTGCTGATCGAGGCGCTGGTCGTGGGCACGGTCGCGGGGCTGGCCGGCATGGCGGCCGGAGTCGGCATCGGCGCCGGACTGCGCTCCCTGGTGGGCAGGATGGGCACCATGCCCGACGGGCCGCTGGTGGTCGAGCCGTCCACGGTCGTCGTCTCGCTGGTCGTCGGTGTCGTGGTCACCGTCCTGGCGGCCTGGCTGCCCGCACGGCGCGCGGCCAAGATCCCGCCGGTGGCGGCGATGGGCAGTGTCCACGCCCCGTCGACGACCCGCTCGCTGATCGTCCGCAACACCATCGGCGCGCTGCTGTCGGCCGCCGGCGCGGCCCTGGTGCTGGCGGCGACCGAGATGGACGACGGCAAGGCCCCGATGGGCGGCGGTGCCGCGCTGCTGCTGATCGGCGTCTTCGTGCTCACCCCGCTGCTGTCCCGCCCACTGATCGCGGCGGCGGCCCCGGTGCTGCGGCTCTTCAAGGTCAGCGGCAAGCTGGCGCGGCAGAACGCGGTGCGCAACCCGCGGCGCACGGCCGCCACCGCCTCCGCGCTGATGGTCGGGCTGACGCTGATCACGGGTCTGACGGTGATCGCCGGCGGGGTGCAGCAGGCGATCGAGAAGATGGCGTCCGGCTCGCTGAAGGCCGACTACACGGTCTCGATGGCCAACTACACGCCGCTCTCCCCCGAGGTGGAGAAGAAGCTGGCCCGTTCGGACGAGGTCACCGCGACCTCGCCGCTGCGCAACGCGCGGTCGAAGATCGACGGCGAAACCGAGTACCTGACGGGCGTCAACGGCTCCACCATCGCGCAGCTCACCTCGATCGACTTCACCGCGGGCGGCTGGTCCGGTGTCAGCAGCGGCAAGCAGGCCGTCGTGGACGAGGACACCGCGAAGCAGCGGGGCTGGAAGCCCGGGTCCCGGTTCGAGGTGACCTACCAGGACGGCGAGAAGGGCCGGTTCTCCGTCGCGGGCGTCTACCACGGCAACCAGATGATCAAGGGCATCATGGTCGACAACAAGGCCGTGACCCCGCACTTGACCAAGGTCGCCGACATGCAGGTCCTCGCCAAGACGAAGGACGGCGCGACGGACGAGGTCAAGAGGTCGCTGGAGAAGCAGCTCGGCGACAACCCGGCGGTCCTCGTGCAGGACAAGAAGGACATCTCCGACGGCATCGCGCAGATGATCAACATCCTGCTGAACATGCTGTACGGGCTGCTCGCCATGGCCGTCATCGTCGCCGTCCTCGGCGTGGTCAACACACTGGCCATGTCGGTCTTCGAACGCGGCCAGGAGATCGGGATGCTGCGCGCCATCGGCCTCGACCGGCGCGGGATCAAGCGAATGGTGCGGCTGGAGTCGCTCGTCATCTCGCTCTTCGGCGGTGTCCTCGGGATCGGACTGGGCGTGTTCTTCGGCTGGGCGGCCGGCGAGCTGATCTCCGGTTCGCTGGAGACCTACTCCCTCGTCCTGCCCTGGGGACGGATGGGCATCTTCCTCGCGCTGGCCGCGCTGGTGGGCGTCCTCGCCGCGCTCTGGCCCGCCCGGCGCGCGGCCCGGCTCAACATGCTGGAGGCCATCAAGACGGAGTGA
- a CDS encoding cyclopropane-fatty-acyl-phospholipid synthase family protein, giving the protein MAGAAERIVALAEQLLGVPLPVRVRAWDRSEAGPPDAPVLIVRSRRALRRVLWRPGELGLARAWVAGDLDVEGDLYQALDLLAGLIWERDEQGALTSGTDEAPAFGTGWAGGALSLARDPAARRAAAELLRLAGPGLPPPPPAEEARHRTGLRHTLGRDRKAISHHYDVGNDFYALVLGPSMVYSCAYWQPDGTLEEAQRDKIDLICRKLALRPGERLLDVGGGWGSLVLHAAREYGVRAVAVTLSREQAAYGRKRIAEEGLTDRVEIRVQDYREIDDGPYDAVSSVGMAEHVGSARYREYADDLRALLRPGGRLLNHQIARRPLADEEVYAVDPFIDAYVFPDGELAPLGRTVGLLERAGFEVRDVESLREHYALTLRAWVRNLEADFARATRLTTPGRARVWRLYMAASALAFERNRIGVNQVLAVRTPESGASGLPLRTRRWTADAEARG; this is encoded by the coding sequence ATGGCCGGTGCCGCTGAACGGATCGTCGCGCTCGCGGAGCAACTGCTCGGGGTCCCGCTCCCGGTCCGGGTGCGGGCGTGGGATCGCAGTGAGGCCGGCCCGCCCGATGCGCCCGTCCTGATCGTCCGCAGCCGGCGGGCGCTGCGCCGGGTGCTGTGGCGGCCGGGCGAGCTGGGACTGGCCCGCGCCTGGGTGGCCGGCGACCTCGATGTCGAGGGCGACCTCTACCAGGCGCTCGACCTGCTGGCCGGCCTCATCTGGGAGCGGGACGAGCAGGGCGCGCTGACCTCCGGAACCGACGAGGCGCCCGCCTTCGGCACCGGCTGGGCGGGCGGCGCGCTGTCCCTGGCACGCGACCCGGCGGCCCGGCGGGCCGCCGCCGAACTGCTGCGGCTGGCCGGCCCCGGACTGCCGCCCCCGCCCCCCGCCGAGGAGGCCCGGCACCGCACCGGCCTGCGCCACACCCTCGGCCGGGACCGCAAGGCCATCAGCCACCACTACGACGTCGGCAACGACTTCTACGCGCTGGTGCTGGGGCCCAGCATGGTCTACTCCTGCGCCTACTGGCAGCCTGACGGCACGTTGGAGGAGGCCCAGCGCGACAAGATCGACCTGATCTGCCGCAAGCTCGCGCTGCGCCCGGGCGAGCGGCTGCTGGACGTCGGCGGCGGCTGGGGGTCGCTCGTCCTGCACGCCGCGCGCGAGTACGGCGTGCGCGCCGTCGCCGTCACCCTCTCCCGCGAACAGGCCGCCTACGGCCGCAAGCGGATCGCCGAAGAGGGGCTGACGGACCGGGTCGAGATCCGGGTCCAGGACTACCGCGAGATCGACGACGGCCCCTACGACGCCGTGTCCTCCGTCGGGATGGCCGAACACGTCGGCTCCGCCCGCTACCGCGAGTACGCCGACGATCTGCGCGCCCTCCTGCGGCCGGGCGGACGGCTGCTCAACCACCAGATCGCCCGGCGCCCGCTCGCCGACGAAGAGGTCTACGCGGTGGACCCGTTCATCGACGCCTACGTCTTCCCCGACGGGGAGCTCGCCCCGCTCGGGCGCACCGTGGGGCTGCTGGAGCGGGCCGGTTTCGAGGTGCGGGACGTCGAGTCGCTGCGCGAGCACTACGCGCTGACACTGCGCGCCTGGGTGCGGAACCTGGAGGCGGACTTCGCCCGCGCGACCCGGCTCACCACCCCGGGGCGGGCCCGGGTGTGGCGGCTCTACATGGCCGCTTCGGCCCTCGCCTTCGAGCGCAACCGCATCGGCGTCAACCAGGTGCTGGCCGTACGGACCCCGGAGTCCGGCGCGTCCGGTCTGCCGCTGCGCACCCGGCGGTGGACGGCCGACGCGGAGGCCCGGGGCTGA
- a CDS encoding NAD(P)/FAD-dependent oxidoreductase, translated as MSTTERPRILVVGGGYVGLYAARRILKKMRYGEATVTVVDPRSYMTYQPFLPEAAAGSISPRHVVVPLRRVLPKAEVLTGRVTSIDQDRKVASVSPLVGDAYELPFDYLVIAMGAVSRTFPVPGLAENGIGMKGVEEAIGLRNHVLEQFDKADSTQDEDARRKALTFVFIGGGFAGAETIGEVEDMARDAAKYYPNVKREDMRFVLVDAAPGILPEVGPKLGEWGLEHLKKRGVEVYLNTSMESCVDGHVVLKNGLEVDSSTIVWTAGVKPNPVLSRFGLPLGPKGHVDVDAGMQVKGMDYAWAAGDNAQVPDLAAGKEGAFCPPNAQHALRQSKVLGDNVISGMRGFPQGKYKHANKGAVAGLGLHKGVAMIVFGKTRIKLRGRLAWYFHRAYHGMAVPTWNRKIRVFADWTLGMFLKREVVSLGAMEHPRGEFYEAAAPVTAAALAKAEASASADTSKASADSRPDSPVGDRNEKAAASS; from the coding sequence ATGAGCACCACGGAGCGTCCCCGAATCCTCGTAGTGGGTGGCGGGTACGTCGGTCTGTACGCAGCGCGGCGCATCCTCAAGAAGATGCGCTACGGCGAGGCGACCGTCACGGTCGTCGACCCGCGGTCGTACATGACGTACCAGCCCTTCCTCCCCGAAGCCGCCGCCGGCAGCATCTCACCCCGCCACGTCGTGGTCCCCCTGCGACGCGTGCTCCCCAAGGCGGAGGTCCTCACCGGCCGGGTCACCTCGATCGACCAGGACCGCAAGGTCGCCAGTGTGTCGCCGCTGGTCGGCGACGCCTACGAGCTGCCGTTCGACTACCTGGTCATCGCGATGGGCGCCGTCTCGCGCACCTTCCCGGTGCCGGGACTGGCGGAGAACGGCATCGGCATGAAGGGCGTGGAGGAGGCCATCGGCCTGCGCAACCACGTCCTGGAGCAGTTCGACAAGGCGGACTCCACCCAGGACGAGGACGCCCGCCGCAAGGCGCTCACCTTCGTCTTCATCGGCGGCGGATTCGCCGGAGCCGAGACCATCGGCGAGGTCGAGGACATGGCCCGGGACGCCGCCAAGTACTACCCCAACGTCAAGCGCGAGGACATGCGGTTCGTCCTCGTCGACGCGGCCCCCGGGATCCTGCCCGAGGTCGGCCCGAAGCTGGGCGAGTGGGGCCTGGAGCACCTCAAGAAGCGCGGCGTCGAGGTCTACCTGAACACCTCGATGGAGTCCTGCGTGGACGGCCACGTGGTACTCAAGAACGGCCTGGAGGTCGACTCCAGCACCATCGTGTGGACCGCGGGCGTCAAGCCCAACCCGGTGCTCTCCCGCTTCGGCCTGCCCCTGGGGCCCAAGGGCCATGTGGACGTGGACGCCGGTATGCAGGTCAAGGGCATGGACTACGCCTGGGCCGCGGGTGACAACGCGCAGGTCCCGGACCTGGCCGCCGGCAAGGAAGGCGCCTTCTGCCCGCCCAACGCGCAGCACGCGCTGCGCCAGTCCAAGGTGCTCGGGGACAACGTCATCTCCGGCATGCGCGGCTTCCCGCAGGGCAAGTACAAGCACGCCAACAAGGGCGCCGTGGCGGGTCTCGGCCTGCACAAGGGCGTCGCGATGATCGTCTTCGGCAAGACGCGGATCAAGCTGCGCGGCCGACTGGCCTGGTACTTCCACCGTGCCTACCACGGCATGGCGGTGCCCACCTGGAACCGCAAGATCCGGGTCTTCGCCGACTGGACGCTCGGCATGTTCCTCAAGCGCGAGGTCGTCTCGCTGGGGGCCATGGAGCACCCGCGGGGTGAGTTCTACGAGGCGGCGGCGCCGGTGACCGCGGCAGCCCTCGCCAAGGCGGAGGCGTCCGCGTCCGCCGACACCAGCAAGGCGTCGGCCGACAGCCGCCCCGACAGCCCGGTCGGGGACAGGAACGAGAAGGCGGCCGCCTCCTCCTGA
- a CDS encoding lysoplasmalogenase, whose amino-acid sequence MAITKGKGRSTAAFAALAAADLYATAKSPRGPARAAKPFLMPALAAHARDAAQPGRPPAALLAGLACATAGDTALLWDRHQRALLTGMAAFLGTQVSYTAGMTARLGAVRGLRARPRRALAAVAAWGAVNAVLAPTLERRLRLPVAGYSLALTAMGAAALGVGGKVATGAVAFIASDALIGMQAARHEFPSQEVLIMAGYLLGQYLITEGWLERAPS is encoded by the coding sequence ATGGCGATCACCAAGGGCAAGGGCAGGAGCACAGCCGCGTTCGCCGCGCTGGCCGCCGCGGACCTGTACGCCACCGCGAAGTCCCCACGCGGCCCGGCCCGCGCCGCGAAGCCCTTCCTGATGCCCGCGCTCGCCGCCCACGCCCGCGACGCCGCGCAGCCCGGGCGTCCGCCCGCCGCCCTGCTGGCCGGGCTCGCCTGCGCCACAGCGGGCGACACCGCCCTGCTGTGGGACCGCCACCAGCGCGCCCTGCTGACCGGTATGGCCGCCTTCCTCGGCACCCAGGTCAGCTACACCGCGGGCATGACGGCCCGGCTCGGCGCCGTCCGCGGACTGCGCGCCCGGCCCCGGCGCGCGCTCGCGGCGGTCGCCGCCTGGGGCGCCGTCAACGCGGTGCTCGCGCCCACGCTGGAGCGGCGCCTGCGCCTCCCGGTGGCCGGCTACAGCCTGGCGCTCACCGCGATGGGCGCCGCCGCGCTCGGCGTCGGGGGCAAGGTCGCCACCGGCGCGGTGGCCTTCATCGCCTCCGACGCGCTGATCGGCATGCAGGCCGCGCGACACGAGTTCCCCTCCCAGGAAGTGCTGATCATGGCCGGGTACCTGCTGGGGCAGTACCTGATCACCGAGGGCTGGCTGGAGCGCGCCCCGTCCTGA
- a CDS encoding cytochrome P450, giving the protein MPPLFDRQFALDPYPAYAWLREHAPVRRTRLPSGVEAWLVTRYADAREALADPRLSKDPRRHGEQGTHGKGKVGIPGERSANLMTHLLNIDPPDHTRLRRLVSTAFTPRRVAAFAPRVRELADGLIDSFAPRGEADLIHEYAFPLPIYAICDMLGVPQEDQEDFRTWAGMMIHQPGSPRGGVGRAVKRMRGYLAELIHRKRAEADTADGGGDLISGLIRASDHGEHLTENEAAAMAFILLFAGFETTVNLIGNGTFALLRHPEQRAVLQRAVAAGDEKLLGGAVEELLRYDGPVELATWRFAIRDLVLGGQRVREGEAVLVVLAAADRDPAKFAAPDTLDLARQDNQHLGYGHGIHYCLGAPLARLEGRTALATLLHRLPDLRLAADPDTLHRRGGLIMRGLRTLPVEFTAAEGG; this is encoded by the coding sequence ATGCCGCCGCTCTTCGACCGGCAGTTCGCCCTCGACCCCTACCCCGCGTACGCCTGGCTGCGCGAGCACGCGCCGGTCCGGCGGACCCGGCTGCCCAGCGGGGTGGAGGCGTGGCTGGTGACCCGGTACGCGGACGCCCGGGAGGCGCTCGCCGACCCGCGGCTGAGCAAGGACCCGCGCCGGCACGGCGAACAGGGCACCCACGGCAAGGGCAAGGTCGGCATCCCGGGCGAGCGCAGTGCGAACCTGATGACGCATCTGCTCAACATCGATCCGCCCGACCACACCCGGCTGCGCCGCCTGGTCTCCACCGCGTTCACCCCGCGCCGGGTCGCCGCCTTCGCACCCCGGGTACGGGAACTCGCGGACGGCCTCATCGACTCCTTCGCGCCGCGCGGTGAAGCGGACCTGATCCACGAGTACGCGTTCCCGCTGCCGATCTACGCCATCTGCGACATGCTCGGCGTCCCGCAGGAGGACCAGGAGGACTTCCGCACCTGGGCGGGCATGATGATCCATCAGCCCGGCAGCCCGCGCGGCGGTGTTGGCCGGGCCGTCAAGCGGATGCGCGGCTACCTGGCCGAACTCATCCACCGCAAGCGCGCGGAGGCGGACACCGCCGACGGAGGCGGCGACCTGATCTCCGGCCTCATCCGCGCCTCCGACCACGGCGAGCACCTCACCGAGAACGAGGCCGCCGCGATGGCCTTCATCCTGCTGTTCGCCGGGTTCGAGACGACCGTCAACCTCATCGGGAACGGCACCTTCGCACTGCTGCGCCACCCCGAGCAGCGTGCCGTGCTGCAGCGCGCCGTCGCGGCGGGGGACGAGAAGCTGCTCGGCGGCGCCGTCGAGGAGTTGCTCCGCTACGACGGCCCGGTCGAACTGGCGACCTGGCGCTTCGCCATCCGCGACCTGGTGCTGGGCGGACAGCGGGTGCGGGAGGGCGAAGCGGTGCTGGTCGTCCTGGCGGCGGCGGACCGGGATCCGGCCAAGTTCGCCGCACCCGACACCCTGGACCTGGCGCGGCAGGACAACCAGCACCTCGGGTACGGGCACGGCATCCACTACTGCCTGGGTGCCCCGCTGGCCCGGCTGGAGGGGCGGACGGCGCTGGCCACCCTGCTGCACCGGCTCCCCGATCTGCGGCTGGCCGCCGACCCCGACACCCTGCACCGGCGCGGCGGACTCATCATGCGCGGGCTGCGGACGCTGCCGGTGGAGTTCACCGCGGCCGAGGGCGGATGA
- a CDS encoding transglycosylase family protein yields MRSGNGRHRRPRQAPALFVAAGVTGAGIALPLLGATGAHAADAQPWDRVADCESGGAWSANDSNGYYGGLQLDLDTWKYYGGTMYAERPDLATRSQQIAVGEKILQSEGPRAFPQCGGDLKLEIPGSDEDADPSGKPPQNPADSAGKSDPSGKPDDAGKSGAPDAQHPETDPSPDASESPTDNDGKGDKGHKDTDDGGADEGADSDRGSGEPESGESGTPQPPSDESTSDAPGSGASEPGSPDTDTGSDSAGDTSGWSDLGPSSPNRLKSPSDSDRSGKGRHRGRPAEERPEHDERGERSSRGGDRDRTDESGGRHRITVRAGDSLARIAAEQDVEGGWSELYAQNRETVGDDPDLIRPGQHLTL; encoded by the coding sequence ATGCGCTCCGGGAATGGTCGGCACCGCCGCCCCCGCCAAGCCCCCGCACTGTTCGTCGCCGCCGGGGTCACAGGTGCCGGAATCGCACTTCCGCTGCTCGGTGCCACCGGCGCACACGCCGCCGACGCCCAGCCCTGGGACCGCGTCGCGGACTGCGAGAGCGGCGGCGCCTGGAGCGCCAACGACTCCAACGGGTACTACGGCGGGCTCCAGTTGGACCTGGACACCTGGAAGTACTACGGCGGCACGATGTACGCCGAGCGGCCGGACCTGGCCACCCGCAGCCAGCAGATCGCCGTCGGCGAGAAGATCCTCCAGTCCGAGGGTCCGCGCGCCTTCCCACAGTGCGGCGGCGACCTGAAGCTCGAGATCCCCGGCTCGGACGAGGACGCCGACCCGTCCGGTAAGCCGCCGCAGAACCCGGCCGACTCCGCCGGGAAGTCCGACCCCTCCGGCAAGCCCGACGACGCCGGGAAGTCCGGCGCGCCCGACGCGCAGCACCCGGAGACGGACCCGTCGCCGGACGCGAGCGAGTCGCCCACGGACAACGACGGCAAGGGCGACAAGGGCCACAAGGACACCGACGACGGCGGCGCGGACGAGGGCGCGGACTCCGACCGGGGCTCCGGGGAGCCGGAGAGCGGGGAGTCCGGCACGCCGCAGCCGCCGTCCGACGAGAGCACGTCCGACGCGCCCGGCTCCGGAGCCTCCGAGCCCGGGTCGCCGGACACCGACACCGGCTCCGACTCCGCCGGCGACACCTCCGGCTGGTCCGACCTCGGCCCGTCGAGCCCGAACCGGCTCAAGTCCCCGTCCGACTCGGACCGGTCCGGCAAGGGCCGGCACCGGGGGCGGCCCGCCGAGGAACGGCCCGAGCACGACGAGCGCGGCGAGCGGTCCTCCCGGGGCGGGGACCGCGATCGCACCGACGAGAGCGGCGGCCGGCACCGGATCACCGTCCGGGCCGGCGACTCGCTCGCGCGGATCGCCGCGGAGCAGGACGTCGAGGGCGGCTGGAGCGAGCTGTACGCGCAGAACCGGGAGACGGTCGGCGACGACCCGGACCTCATCCGCCCGGGCCAGCACCTGACCCTGTAG